GCATCGTCTACGTCGAAACCCGGGCCTGGAACCAGAAGAGTGAGAAGGTGATGAGCCTGCGCCGAAGGGTCCTGGTACCCGTCCGACCGGCCACCGAGCCCGACCCCTATCCGCCCAATCCCTTTTCGGCAAAATAGGGCGCAAAACTGCCCAAATACCCGATTTTTCTTGGGTTTTTACTCCCCTGCGAGGGGCTTTGCGGCCCCCGTACGCTGTGCTAGTGTGGCGCCTCCCAAGGTGCGGAGAGCAGCGAGTTAACCTCCTGAAATTCGTGGGGAAACCTAGGGACAGGCGCTTTTTCTGCGCCGGTGAGGGCGCTTCCACTGGTGTGTTTTTGACACGCCGCATCCACTAAGATTGGAAGCCCTTCGGGGATGTGCGGGCCGTTCAGGCTGCCGCCCCAACCCAGCGCGTCGCTTGGGCCTTGCCGAGCCGACAGTGCCCAGCAGAACGCAAGTTCGAGCGGCGCTGCGAGCAAGCCCCGGAGAAGGCGGATGCGCTTGATCTGCAACCGGATTTGAATGCACCACCGGGCCAGCACGCCCCGCATTGTCGCCGCCTGAAACGGCCACGACATCGGCGGGGTGAGGCCGGCCGGGGAGAGAGAGCAGTGACCATGAGTGGAACACGACGCCAGGCACAGGGCCTCTATCATCCGAGCTTCGAACGCGATAGCTGCGGCGTGGGCTTTGTCGCCAACATCAAGAACAAGCGCTCCCATCAGATCGTGCGCCAGGGCCTCGAAATCCTGGACAATCTGGAACACCGCGGCGCCTGCGGCTGCGAGCCCAACACCGGCGACGGCGCGGGAATCCTGCTTCAGATTCCCCACGAGTTCTTTGCCAAGGTCTGCCCGGAATCGCACATCGAGCTTCCCGAGGCGGGCCACTACGGCGTTGCCCTGGTTTACCTCCCGCAAATCGCGACCGAGCGCAATCAGGTCGAGGAGTGGTTCGAGCAGGCCGTGCGCGACAACGGCCAGCGCTTCCTTGGCTGGCGCGACGTGCCGCTCAATCTGGAAAAGGCCGACCTGGGCCAGACCGCCGATTCCTGTCGCCCCCATGTGCGCCAGGCCTTCGTCGGTCGCAGCGACGATATCACCGATGAGCTCGCTTTCGAGCGCAAGCTCTACGTCATCCGCCGCACGGTGGAAAAACGCGTCGAGGAAGCCGGCAAGAGCGGCATGCACCAGAGCGAGTATTTCTACGTGCCGAGCTTCTCGTGCCGAACCATTGTGTACAAGGGCATGCTGACCACCAGCCAGGTCGACCCTTTCTATCCCGATCTGGCCGACGAGGACATGACCAGCGCCATCGCGCTCGTCCACTCGCGCTTCAGCACGAACACCTTCCCCTCGTGGGAACTGGCCCAGCCCTTCCGCATGCTGGCCCACAACGGCGAGATCAACACGCTTCGCGGCAACATTAACTGGATGCGCGCGCGTGAGGGTCTGTTTGAGAGCGAGCTGTTCGGCAAGGACATCAAGAAGGTGACGCCCGTCCTCAAGGAGGGCGCCTCCGATACGGCAACCTTCGACCAGGCGCTCGAGCTCCTGACGCTGGCAGGCCGCGACCTGCCCCATGCCGTGATGATGATGGTGCCCGAGGCCTGGGAAAATCACGAGAGCATGAGTGCCGAGCGTCGCAGCTTCTACCAGTTCCATGCCTCGCTCATGGAGGCTTGGGACGGCCCGGCGTCCATCGCGTTCACCGACGGCCGCTACATCGGCGCGGTGCTCGACCGCAACGGCCTTCGTCCCTCGCGCTACGTGGTGACCAAGGACGACCTGTGCGTCATGGCATCCGAGGTCGGCGTGCTCGACATCGCCCCCGAGCGGGTCGAAAAGAAGGGCCGACTTGAGCCGGGCCGCATGTTCCTGATCGACCTGATCGAGGGCCGCATCATCGGTGACGAGGAGCTCAAGAGCCGCTACGCATCGGCCGAGCCCTATGGCGACTACCTCAAGAACATCACCCCGCTCGAGGACCTGCCCGAAGCGGCCAAGGTTCCCGAGCCCGATCACGACACGGTCGTCGCGCGCCAGCAGGCCTTCGGTTACACCGTGGAAGATCGCAAGATCCTCATCGCCCCGGCCGCCCGCGACGGGCAGGAACCGCTGGGCTCCATGGGCAACGATACGCCGCTGGCGGTTCTCTCGAACAAGCCGCGCCCGCTCTACGACTACTTCAAGCAGCTCTTCGCCCAGGTGACGAACCCGCCGCTCGATGCCATCCGCGAGGAAATCGTCACCAGCGCCTACACCACCGTGGGCAGCGAGGGGAATCTGCTAAGGCCCACGGCCGAGAGTTGCCGCCAGATCTCGATCGACAACCCGATCCTCGACAACGACCAGTTCGCGCGCCTGCAGCAGCTTGATGGAAGCAACGGCTACAAGGCCGTGACCCTCCCCATGCTCTTCAAGGCCGCCGACGGCGCCAAGGGTCTCAAGAAGGCCATCGATACCCTGCGCAAGGATGCCGCCAAGGCAATCAGCGAGGGAGCGAACGTGCTCATCCTCTCCGACCGCGGCGTCGATGCCGAGCACGCGCCGATTCCCGCACTGCTGGCCTGCGCAGGCGTACATCACTACCTGGTGAGCAAGGGCAGCCGCACGCGCGCCGGCCTGGTGATCGAGTCGGGCGAGCCCCGCGAGCCGCACCACTTCTGCCTGCTGGTCGGCTACGGCGCCAGCGCAATCAACCCGTATCTGGTGTTCGAGTCCATTGACGACATGATCCGCGACGGTTCCATCGACGATGCCAAGCTCGACCACGAGAAGGCCGTCTACAACTATCGCAAGGCGATGAAGAAGGGCATCATCAAGGTGATGTCGAAGATCGGCATCTCCACGATCCAGAGCTATCGCGGCGCGCAGATCTTCGAGGCCGTCGGTCTCAACCATGACCTCGTCGACAATTACTTCACACACACGGTCTCGCGCATCGAAGGCGCGGGGCTCGATGCCATCGCGAACGAGACCCTGACCCGTCACGACAAGGCCTTCCCGAAGGGCAACGTCGTGCATCCGCACCTGGACTGGGGCGGCCAGTACAAGTGGCGCCGCAACGGGGAGTTCCACCTGAACAACCCCGAGACGATCGCCCACCTGCAGCACTCGGTGCGATCGGGCAATTACAAGCAGTTCAAGAAGTACACCGCCGCGATCAATGAGAACAGCCGCCACCTGTGCACGCTGCGCGGCCTGTTCGAGCTGATTCCCTCGAAGAATCCGATTCCCATCGACGAGGTGGAATCGGCCGAAGAAATCACCAGGCGATTCAAGACCGGCGCCATGAGCTTCGGCTCCATCAGCGCCGAGGCCCACGAGACGCTGGCCATCGCGATGAACCGCATCGGCGGCAAGAGCAACACCGGCGAGGGCGGCGAGGATCCCGCACGCTTCAACCCGCTGCCCAACGGCGACTCAAAGCGCAGCGCCATCAAGCAGGTTGCCTCGGGCCGCTTCGGCGTAACCAGCCACTATCTGGTCAACTCCGACGAGATCCAGATCAAGATGGCCCAGGGCGCCAAGCCCGGCGAGGGCGGCCAGCTTCCCGGCCACAAGGTGGACGAGAACATTGCCCGCGTGCGCCATTCGACGCCGGGCGTGGGCCTCATTTCGCCCCCGCCACACCACGACATCTACTCGATCGAGGATCTGGCCGAGCTGATTCACGACCTGAAGAACGCCAACAACAAGGCGCGCATCAACGTGAAGCTCGTCGCGGAGGCCGGCGTGGGCACCGTCGCCGCCGGCGTCGCGAAGGCGCACGCCGACGTGGTGCTCATCTCCGGCCATGACGGCGGCACGGGCGCTTCCCCGCTCACCAGCCTCAAGCATGCCGGCGGGCCGTGGGAACTGGGCCTTGCCGAGACGCACCAGACCCTCGTGATGAACGACCTGCGCAGCCGCATCGTCGTGGAGACCGACGGTCAGCTCAAGTCCGGCCGCGACGTCGTGATCGCCGCGCTGCTGGGCGCGGAGGAATACGGCTTCGCCACCACGGGCCTGATCGCCATGGGCTGCATCATGATGCGTGCCTGCCACCTGAACACCTGCCCGGTGGGCATCGCCACGCAGGATCCGCGGCTTCGCGAGAAGTTCGAGGGCAAGCCCGAGCACGTTGTGAACTTCTTCAAGTTCATT
The Chrysiogenia bacterium genome window above contains:
- the gltB gene encoding glutamate synthase large subunit → MSGTRRQAQGLYHPSFERDSCGVGFVANIKNKRSHQIVRQGLEILDNLEHRGACGCEPNTGDGAGILLQIPHEFFAKVCPESHIELPEAGHYGVALVYLPQIATERNQVEEWFEQAVRDNGQRFLGWRDVPLNLEKADLGQTADSCRPHVRQAFVGRSDDITDELAFERKLYVIRRTVEKRVEEAGKSGMHQSEYFYVPSFSCRTIVYKGMLTTSQVDPFYPDLADEDMTSAIALVHSRFSTNTFPSWELAQPFRMLAHNGEINTLRGNINWMRAREGLFESELFGKDIKKVTPVLKEGASDTATFDQALELLTLAGRDLPHAVMMMVPEAWENHESMSAERRSFYQFHASLMEAWDGPASIAFTDGRYIGAVLDRNGLRPSRYVVTKDDLCVMASEVGVLDIAPERVEKKGRLEPGRMFLIDLIEGRIIGDEELKSRYASAEPYGDYLKNITPLEDLPEAAKVPEPDHDTVVARQQAFGYTVEDRKILIAPAARDGQEPLGSMGNDTPLAVLSNKPRPLYDYFKQLFAQVTNPPLDAIREEIVTSAYTTVGSEGNLLRPTAESCRQISIDNPILDNDQFARLQQLDGSNGYKAVTLPMLFKAADGAKGLKKAIDTLRKDAAKAISEGANVLILSDRGVDAEHAPIPALLACAGVHHYLVSKGSRTRAGLVIESGEPREPHHFCLLVGYGASAINPYLVFESIDDMIRDGSIDDAKLDHEKAVYNYRKAMKKGIIKVMSKIGISTIQSYRGAQIFEAVGLNHDLVDNYFTHTVSRIEGAGLDAIANETLTRHDKAFPKGNVVHPHLDWGGQYKWRRNGEFHLNNPETIAHLQHSVRSGNYKQFKKYTAAINENSRHLCTLRGLFELIPSKNPIPIDEVESAEEITRRFKTGAMSFGSISAEAHETLAIAMNRIGGKSNTGEGGEDPARFNPLPNGDSKRSAIKQVASGRFGVTSHYLVNSDEIQIKMAQGAKPGEGGQLPGHKVDENIARVRHSTPGVGLISPPPHHDIYSIEDLAELIHDLKNANNKARINVKLVAEAGVGTVAAGVAKAHADVVLISGHDGGTGASPLTSLKHAGGPWELGLAETHQTLVMNDLRSRIVVETDGQLKSGRDVVIAALLGAEEYGFATTGLIAMGCIMMRACHLNTCPVGIATQDPRLREKFEGKPEHVVNFFKFIAEEVREIMAELGFRTINEMIGHTEKIDVRKAVDHYKAAGLNLSPILHRPDPGREVGIYCQIPQDHGLEKALDNEIIEKCKPALENKEKVEISLPVRNINRVVGTMLGAEISRRYGAEGLPDGTIKIHLKGSAGQSLGAFVPRGVTITVEGDANDYVGKGLSGGRIVVYPSPDATFVPEENIITGNVNFYGATSGEAFIRGVSGERFCVRNSGVHAVVEGIGDHGCEYMTGGRMICIGRTGRNFAAGMSGGVAYILDEAGDFHTRCNKEMVDLDPFNQESDIEFVRGMIEKHVKYTGSKRGQWVLDNFEDLKSKFVKVMPVDYKRVLAEQAGKSMAAAG